CACGACACACACTCTTCGCgacgtattgtttttattttgattactttgtgtgtgtgaatttctcaTGAGACACTGGGTTTCGAattcagcgcattagttggcatatCTTTAGATctctatgatgatgatgatataagtGGAAGGAAAAAACTAACATTTCGGTGTGAGGCGCGGCCAACTTAAGCCCTGTCCTCCGCTATCCGACTGAGGctagttttattgtttgttcCTCATCCTACGACGCATCCGAAGTGAACCGCTTTATCCCAGGCACTGTTCTAGCCAGGTGTGGAGAggttcatcgtcatcatcttcatttcagccataggacgtccactgctgaacataggcctcccacaatgattTCCAATAAGACCGGtaggtagcagcctgcatccagcgcctttctgctacctttgtgaggtcaACAGTCTACCTTGTGGGTCCTACGCCCTTTCCAGTACGTggctccactccagaaccttgctgccccatcggccggtCAGTTCTGCCACagtatatacagtgtgagtcttgataaagtgcacatatggaAATAGGTaaaactaaacctatttttatcgacaaaaaagaggtcaattttttttttatagaatgttgttttaatttgtgctattttacaatataaatgtaggtatttggTACACCTAaacttttatgtaggtataccagtACCAGATATACATGCATGACGTGAAGTTGAAAAAAACTCCgcgaaataatgattttttaattatttatttattacacaggTTAAGTTTGACAGCTTGTAAACACATTACTAAAATACAATGATTAAAATACTCAGGTTTAATCACTAACTTTATCATTCAACAAAGTGAATAGCGTCTGCTGGAGCTGTCTTCGGCCACACAGTCTCCTCGATCCAATCGATGAAGCTCGATATCCTGGTGTAGATGGTCATGTTTCCGCAGCCTCTCCCAAAGGAGGATATTCCATAGGCATAAGGTATTTGGTCTTCATCACTGTCGTCGAGGCTTCCTTTGGTTATCAGAGGAGATCCCCCTGACCCCTGAAATACAAATAATAGAAACtttcgttatttttatttacctacatacttTCCATCGTGTGGGATGTAAAAAGTAAGATCACAACCATGGGTGTACCCAAAAGGGGTGGTCAGCTCTTCCCCCTGGAAATGGTACATCCAAGCGATAGGGCCATGCCTAAAAATCCAAATTCTTTTTCGAACAATatgattataaatattaattgatttaatcAATGCATGTTCTAATCAAACCCAAAAGTTTGAAGTGGACTAGGAGGAGTTAAAAGCGTTAAAAAACATGgaatgcaataaagatattgactACAGGTACTATTTGTCGTTTCCAGTGATTAGCGTGTGGAGTGTAAGCCATATCCTCCATTTGACTCTGGTAAATTGGCGTacgtgactgcaccagacagcctgccaatagagagagatggcgggagatcgtgcgaagagttgtatccgcctctacaaccgatgtgaacaacgcttcaacgtgaccacgaccgctctgccaagagcgtaactaataagaagaagaaattgGAGATAGTCGTATTCCTACAGTAAAATAGTTCACCTGATGATGATGTGGGTCATGCTGGCCAAACTGTTTTTTTTCTCGCGAACGAAGTCACCCCAACAAGCCAgctaatcataaaaataaacttactcGTACCTGGCAGTTTATGACAGTTGATTTTTGTTCATCACCACAGATCTGATGCAGACTCAGTTCCCTAAATAAACGAGTGATCCATGGTTTCGTTGCTTCCACACAAGAGTCGTGGTCCAGAATTTGTACATTCATTACTGCTATTTCTTTACGGATTTtatctgtaaataaacttttaaatattacctacttttcGATCAATGCCGAGTGATTTTATAGGCTCGATTCACAAAGCCAGTGaaagtaaattatgtattaataattTGCCATAAACAGtatatatcttttttttttatttatttcgagACGTCCATTGTTGGAAAAAGGCTTCTCCTAAACACATTACATACCTACGTTTTTTATAGTAATACTTACATTCTTTGCCTTCAACTCCCCATGCAGGATTAGAAGCAAACTTGAACGAATCAAGGTTCTTTGACCATAGACAAACTGGATAGATAGACCTCGAGAAAGGTACTTCAGACTCCAGTTGAATCAAAGCTATGTCGAAATTCTTTATCGGTGCTTTGTATTGCGGATGGACGATCACGCTACGAATTTTAACATCCAAACGCTTAACCTGCAAgcgaaaatataattaaaaacgtcagccaaatgacgttccaCTGCTAgactaaggcctcccccaaggattttcacaactaCCGGTCATGCACTACCCACATCCAGGtgctcccgcgaccttcaccagatcgtcggttttTTCAAACTCGAACTTTTCCCTTTCGCCCCAACGATCATCAGTTCTACGAGTTATATGCCTTGCCTACTGCCACTTAAGGGTCCCATGACAGTTTATacttcccctgggacaaacatGACCTTCATTGGTTTGGTTTTTATAGCGGTCAAGCtgaagatcctggctacacaggagttgcagcggtgggaacgagaggtgggaatagtcgtTTGCAACTTAAGCTTGGCAATTCTGCGGGCGCGTTTTCCTACGGACTGATAtaataaatgactaatattataattttaacttgTTTTACATAAGGGTTTAAGTACTCACTTcatcaactatatttttgttGCCAAAACGGACAATTTCAGGAAATTTCCCAATTTCGGGTCTTCTTCTTGAGCAATGCGCGGCAGTGACCGTATACCTTTCACTGATGAGGAATGTTCCGCACGCAAATACCCAGTCTTTATTTTCTTCGTCCTTGTAGCCTACAGCACCCTAAAAAAAGAATTGCTTATTAGACAGCTCATCAGGCTATACTTTTTGCAAAAACACCCTTATTATAACTACATGAAGTCCCACAGTTTTATCTTGCCATCTACTgtacaatacatattttatccATGTTGTTTATTCAATGTCTTTCTCCATTacatt
The Ostrinia nubilalis chromosome 16, ilOstNubi1.1, whole genome shotgun sequence DNA segment above includes these coding regions:
- the LOC135079441 gene encoding serine protease persephone-like is translated as MSCRLEIFSLFAVLILNLVKADVCKDTKPDFSAPGQRISEQKCREYNWERKRLEKCSKDADSFEFPYVGAVGYKDEENKDWVFACGTFLISERYTVTAAHCSRRRPEIGKFPEIVRFGNKNIVDEVKRLDVKIRSVIVHPQYKAPIKNFDIALIQLESEVPFSRSIYPVCLWSKNLDSFKFASNPAWGVEGKEYKIRKEIAVMNVQILDHDSCVEATKPWITRLFRELSLHQICGDEQKSTVINCQGSGGSPLITKGSLDDSDEDQIPYAYGISSFGRGCGNMTIYTRISSFIDWIEETVWPKTAPADAIHFVE